A single region of the Mycobacteriales bacterium genome encodes:
- a CDS encoding protein meaA produces the protein MPDKPWVMRTYAGHSSPAESNALYRRNLEKGQTGLSVAFDLPTQTGYDPDDELARGEVGKVGVPVSHAGDMRALFDGIPLGEMNTSMTINATAMWLLALYQVVAEEQGADVSALAGTTQNDIVKEYLSRGTYVFPPGPSLRLITDMVAYTVTAMPRWNPINICSYHLQEAGATPVQEIAYAMCTAIAVLDAVRDSGQVPPERFGDVVARISFFVNAGVRFVEEMCKMRAFVALWDEVTRERYGVADPKQRRFRYGVQVNSLGLTEAQPENNVQRIVLEMLAVTLSKDARARAIQLPAWNEALGLPRPWDQQWSLRLQQVLAYETDLLEYDDLFTGSVVVEAKVAELVAGAKAEIDRVQAMGGAVEAVEYMKGALVASHAERRRRVESGDLTVVGVNKFTTTEPNPLLADLDAAILTVDPAVEHRAVQAIGAWRAARDGQAVDEALRALRDAAKTGANLMGPSLAAARAGVTTGEWAGALREVFGEYRAPTGVSAVAPGEAGEELAAVRAEVKAAGEALGRRLKLLVGKPGLDGHSNGAEQIAVRARDAGFEVVYQGIRLTPAQIVAAAVEEDVHCVGLSILSGSHLELVPDVVNGLREAGMGDVPVVVGGIIPEADARELRAAGVAAVFTPKDYSMNAIMREIVATIRRASSS, from the coding sequence TCGACCTGCCGACGCAGACCGGCTACGACCCCGACGACGAGCTGGCGCGCGGCGAGGTCGGCAAGGTCGGCGTGCCGGTCAGCCACGCCGGCGACATGCGCGCGCTGTTCGACGGCATCCCGCTCGGCGAGATGAACACGTCGATGACGATCAACGCCACCGCGATGTGGCTGCTCGCGCTCTACCAGGTCGTCGCGGAGGAGCAGGGCGCGGACGTGAGCGCGCTCGCCGGGACGACGCAGAACGACATCGTCAAGGAGTACCTGTCGCGCGGGACGTACGTGTTCCCGCCCGGGCCGAGCCTGCGGCTGATCACCGACATGGTCGCCTACACCGTGACGGCGATGCCCCGGTGGAACCCGATCAACATCTGCTCGTACCACCTCCAGGAGGCGGGCGCGACGCCGGTGCAGGAGATCGCGTACGCGATGTGCACGGCGATCGCGGTGCTCGACGCGGTGCGCGACAGCGGGCAGGTGCCGCCGGAGCGGTTCGGCGACGTGGTGGCGCGGATCTCGTTCTTCGTCAACGCGGGCGTCCGCTTCGTCGAGGAGATGTGCAAGATGCGCGCGTTCGTCGCGCTGTGGGACGAGGTGACGCGCGAGCGGTACGGCGTCGCCGACCCGAAGCAACGCCGCTTCCGCTACGGCGTGCAGGTCAACTCGCTGGGGCTGACGGAGGCGCAGCCGGAGAACAACGTCCAGCGGATCGTGCTGGAGATGCTCGCGGTGACGCTGTCGAAGGACGCGCGGGCGCGCGCCATCCAGCTCCCGGCGTGGAACGAGGCGCTGGGCCTGCCGCGCCCGTGGGACCAGCAGTGGTCGCTGCGGCTCCAGCAGGTGCTGGCGTACGAGACCGACCTGCTGGAGTACGACGACCTGTTCACCGGCTCGGTCGTGGTCGAGGCGAAGGTCGCCGAGCTGGTCGCGGGCGCGAAGGCGGAGATCGACCGGGTGCAGGCGATGGGCGGCGCGGTCGAGGCCGTCGAGTACATGAAGGGCGCGCTCGTCGCCTCCCACGCCGAACGCCGCCGCCGCGTCGAGTCCGGCGACCTCACGGTCGTAGGGGTCAACAAGTTCACGACCACCGAGCCGAACCCGCTCCTCGCCGACCTCGACGCCGCGATCCTCACCGTCGACCCGGCGGTCGAGCACCGTGCCGTCCAGGCGATCGGCGCGTGGCGGGCGGCACGGGACGGGCAGGCCGTGGACGAGGCGTTGCGCGCGCTGCGCGACGCGGCGAAGACCGGCGCGAACCTCATGGGGCCGAGCCTCGCCGCCGCCCGCGCCGGGGTGACGACCGGCGAGTGGGCGGGGGCGTTGCGGGAGGTGTTCGGCGAGTACCGCGCGCCGACCGGCGTCTCGGCGGTCGCGCCCGGCGAGGCGGGGGAGGAGCTGGCGGCGGTCCGCGCGGAGGTGAAGGCGGCGGGCGAGGCGCTGGGCCGGCGGCTGAAGCTGCTCGTCGGCAAGCCCGGCCTGGACGGCCACAGCAACGGCGCCGAGCAGATCGCGGTGCGCGCCCGCGACGCCGGCTTCGAGGTCGTCTACCAGGGCATCCGGCTGACGCCCGCGCAGATCGTCGCGGCGGCGGTCGAGGAGGACGTCCACTGCGTCGGCCTGTCGATCCTCTCCGGCAGCCACCTGGAGCTCGTTCCGGACGTCGTGAACGGGCTGCGGGAGGCCGGGATGGGCGACGTCCCGGTCGTCGTCGGCGGGATCATCCCGGAGGCGGACGCGCGGGAGCTGCGGGCGGCGGGCGTGGCGGCGGTGTTCACGCCGAAGGACTACTCGATGA